A genomic window from Megalobrama amblycephala isolate DHTTF-2021 linkage group LG2, ASM1881202v1, whole genome shotgun sequence includes:
- the LOC125263003 gene encoding LOW QUALITY PROTEIN: tRNA-splicing endonuclease subunit Sen2-like (The sequence of the model RefSeq protein was modified relative to this genomic sequence to represent the inferred CDS: deleted 1 base in 1 codon) has translation MEISNLSFKNEPSSNGLFLCQDQREKLVCRINPFTMMEYLQLSYEEAFFLVYALGCLSVYYSGEPLSVAQVWTMFRSLQPNFSTSYTAYHYFRSKGWVPKSGIKYGTDLMLYRKGPPFYHASYSVVVERADACFRGATLRPFSWRSLAALSRTTGNVSKELMLCYVITPSNLTEDMLSSPDCLKRFTVQEVLVSRWVSSRERTEQEEV, from the exons atggaaatatCTAA TCTTAGTTTTAAGAATGAACCTTCTAGTAATGGACTCTTCCTGTGTCAGGACCAGCGGGAGAAGTTGGTGTGCAGAATCAACCCGTTCACCATGATGGAGTACCTGCAACTGAGTTATGAAGAA GCTTTCTTTCTGGTTTATGCTCTCGGATGCCTGTCAGTTTATTACAGCGGG GAACCTCTGTCCGTCGCTCAGGTTTGGACGATGTTTCGTTCACTGCAGCCAAACTTCTCCACCTCCTACACGGCCTATCACTATTTCCGCAGTAAAGGCTGGGTGCCGAAGTCTGGAATTAAATATGGAACTGACTTAA TGCTCTACCGGAAAGGACCACCGTTTTATCATGCGAG CTACTCGGTGGTGGTGGAGAGAGCAGACGCGTGTTTCAGAGGCGCG ACGCTGCGGCCCTTCAGCTGGAGATCTCTCGCCGCTCTCAGCAGAACCACCGGTAACGTCTCAAAG GAACTGATGCTTTGTTACGTCATCACTCCATCAAACCTGACAGAAGACATGCTGTCCTCGCCGGACTGTCTGAAGCGGTTCACAGTACAG GAGGTGCTGGTGAGCAGATGGGTCTCCTCACGAGAGCGAACAGAACAGGAGGAAGTTTAA